In Populus nigra chromosome 1, ddPopNigr1.1, whole genome shotgun sequence, one genomic interval encodes:
- the LOC133700011 gene encoding pentatricopeptide repeat-containing protein At1g05750, chloroplastic, giving the protein MTALPALISTTTNTTTTTLPQHPNTILPPHTTRHQDQTRLINRDSKKPNLSLKQISNKTSIDPVVSWTSSLSRYCRNGQLHQAASHFTQMRLLEIDPNHVTFITLLSGCADLPSQGNSLGPLLHAYTRKLGLDTCNLMVGTALVDMYAKCGHVELSRLCFDELKVKNSFSWNTMMDGFVRNGKIREAIEVFDEMPERGVISWTVLINGFVKMGLFEEALEWFRKMQVSKVEPDRVTIVTVLSACANLGALGLGLWVHRYALKKGLRDNVKICNSLIDFYSRCGAIELARQVFEKMGERTLVSWNSIIGGLAANGFTEEALEHFDLMQKQGFKPNDVSFTGALTACSHTGLVDEGLKYFDIMERVHKISPRIEHYGCIVDLYSRAGRLEDAMSVVQNMPMKPNEVVVGSLLAACRTRGDVELAERLMNYLVHLDPGADSNYVLLSNIYAAVGRWDGACKQRMTMKALGIQKKPGFSSIEIGCDIHEFVAGDKSHDKAEDIYSMLELLSFDQALCGYVPEAMAKDMLGNG; this is encoded by the coding sequence ATGACAGCGCTTCCCGCCCTCATATCCACCACGACCAACACAACAACCACCACTCTTCCTCAACATCCCAACACCATACTACCACCGCACACTACCCGTCATCAAGACCAAACCCGACTCATTAACCGCGACTCGAAAAAACCCAATCTTTCCCTCAAACAAATATCTAATAAAACCTCAATAGACCCCGTTGTTTCATGGACCTCTTCACTTTCCCGTTATTGCCGCAACGGGCAGTTGCACCAAGCCGCCTCTCACTTCACTCAAATGCGTCTCTTAGAAATCGACCCCAATCATGTCACGTTCATTACTCTTCTCTCCGGCTGTGCAGATCTTCCATCACAAGGAAACTCTCTTGGCCCTTTACTTCATGCTTACACGCGAAAACTGGGCTTGGATACGTGTAATTTGATGGTGGGTACAGCGCTTGTTGATATGTACGCTAAGTGTGGTCATGTGGAATTGTCTAGGTTGTGTTTTGATGAGCTAAAAGTGAAGAATTCGTTTTCTTGGAATACGATGATGGATGGGTTCGTGAGGAATGGGAAGATAAGGGAGGCGATTGAGGTGTTCGATGAAATGCCTGAGAGAGGTGTGATATCTTGGACTGTGTTGATTAATGGGTTTGTTAAAATGGGTCTTTTTGAGGAAGCTCTTGAGTGGTTTAGAAAAATGCAGGTTTCTAAAGTAGAGCCTGATCGCGTGACCATTGTTACAGTTCTGTCCGCGTGTGCCAATTTGGGAGCACTGGGTTTAGGCTTGTGGGTGCATCGATATGCTTTGAAAAAAGGGTTAAGGGACAATGTTAAGATATGTAATTCTCTGATTGATTTCTATTCTCGATGCGGGGCCATCGAATTAGCTCGTCAAGTGTTTGAGAAAATGGGTGAGAGAACTTTGGTTTCTTGGAATTCGATTATTGGGGGTTTAGCTGCTAATGGGTTTACCGAGGAAGCTTTGGAGCATTTTGATTTGATGCAGAAACAAGGGTTCAAGCCAAATGATGTCAGTTTCACTGGAGCACTCACTGCTTGCAGCCATACTGGTTTGGTTGATGAAGGGCTGAAATACTTTGATATCATGGAGAGAGTGCACAAAATTTCTCCTAGAATTGAGCATTATGGGTGCATAGTGGATCTTTACAGCCGAGCAGGGAGATTAGAAGATGCAATGAGTGTAGTACAAAATATGCCAATGAAGCCAAATGAAGTTGTTGTAGGGTCATTATTGGCTGCTTGTAGGACTCGTGGGGATGTTGAATTAGCTGAAAGGTTAATGAACTATCTTGTCCATTTGGATCCTGGAGCCGATTCAAATTATGTATTACTCTCCAATATATATGCAGCAGTTGGAAGGTGGGATGGTGCATGCAAGCAGAGAATGACAATGAAAGCTCTTGGTATACAGAAGAAGCCAGGATTTAGTTCAATTGAGATTGGATGTGACATTCACGAGTTTGTGGCTGGTGATAAATCTCATGATAAAGCAGAGGATATATATTCGATGTTAGAGCTTCTGTCTTTTGATCAAGCATTGTGTGGTTATGTTCCTGAAGCCATGGCTAAGGATATGCTAGGAAATGGCTGA